The Longimicrobiales bacterium genome has a window encoding:
- a CDS encoding GDP-L-fucose synthase, with protein sequence MRPADRVFVAGHAGLVGSAIVRRLESENFSQLLLRSRAELDLTDAMAVRRFFDQERPAYVFLAAAKVGGIMANDTYPADFIRDNLAIELAVIDAAHRAGVRRLLFLGSSCVYPKHAPQPMKEEHLLSGPLEPTNEWYAIAKIAGIKLCQAYRRQHGDDFISVMPTNLYGPGDNFDLASSHVLPALIRRFHEAREAGAQEVVLWGTGSPRREFMHVDDLADACVYLMRHYDGEAPVNVGVGKDISIADLAAVVATVVGYRGAVSYDTSKPDGTPRKLLDVERLAALGWSPRIGLREGIESTYQWYLRQRGGTAVPQAVE encoded by the coding sequence ATGAGACCTGCTGACCGGGTGTTCGTTGCCGGACACGCCGGGCTCGTCGGCTCCGCGATCGTGCGACGACTCGAGTCGGAGAACTTTTCGCAGCTGCTTCTCCGCTCGCGCGCGGAGCTCGATCTCACTGATGCCATGGCGGTCCGGCGCTTCTTCGACCAGGAACGCCCGGCCTACGTCTTCCTGGCCGCCGCGAAAGTCGGCGGCATCATGGCGAACGACACCTATCCCGCGGATTTCATCCGGGACAATCTCGCCATCGAACTGGCCGTCATTGACGCCGCTCACCGCGCGGGTGTGCGCAGGCTGCTCTTCCTCGGCAGCAGCTGCGTGTACCCGAAGCATGCGCCACAGCCGATGAAGGAGGAGCATCTGCTGAGCGGCCCGCTCGAGCCCACCAACGAGTGGTACGCTATTGCAAAGATTGCGGGCATCAAGCTCTGTCAGGCGTACCGTCGCCAGCACGGCGATGATTTCATCAGTGTCATGCCCACGAACCTCTATGGACCGGGCGACAACTTCGACCTTGCCTCGAGTCACGTCCTGCCGGCGCTCATCCGCAGGTTCCACGAGGCGCGCGAGGCCGGCGCACAGGAAGTTGTGCTCTGGGGTACCGGATCGCCTCGCAGGGAGTTCATGCACGTCGACGATCTCGCCGACGCATGCGTATACCTCATGCGGCACTACGACGGTGAGGCGCCTGTAAATGTCGGTGTGGGCAAGGATATCTCCATTGCCGATCTGGCCGCGGTCGTCGCGACTGTCGTCGGATACCGCGGTGCAGTCTCGTATGACACATCCAAGCCGGACGGTACCCCACGCAAGCTGCTGGATGTGGAGCGGCTCGCCGCCCTCGGCTGGTCCCCGCGCATTGGTCTCCGTGAGGGAATCGAGTCGACGTACCAGTGGTACCTGCGACAGCGGGGTGGGACGGCCGTACCGCAGGCGGTCGAGTGA
- a CDS encoding class I SAM-dependent methyltransferase — MAGIATACPVCGGARTYVFTQLLLSKHHVDYFSCDGCGLLQTETPHWLDEAYGRAIADLDTGLLARNLSVARRISTLLHLWFEPRARFLDMAGGYGILTRLMRDAGFHFYWDDPYCENLFARGFEAAAAESFAAVTAIEVLEHVQDPYEFLMRALSRSREGVVIVTTELFSGSPPARDWWYYTPDTGQHVSFYQLRTLHALADRLRCQLLSYGTLHVFTRSRRSPMLAAAATGRLGRMSVGVVRRRRSSLTFADHITLAKRLSAPGRVES; from the coding sequence ATGGCAGGCATTGCTACAGCCTGCCCCGTCTGTGGCGGCGCGCGGACCTATGTGTTCACGCAGCTCCTCCTCTCGAAGCATCACGTGGACTACTTCTCTTGCGACGGGTGCGGGTTACTTCAGACGGAGACACCTCACTGGCTCGATGAGGCATACGGTCGCGCCATCGCGGACTTGGACACGGGCCTGCTCGCGCGAAACCTGTCGGTCGCGCGGCGCATATCCACCCTGCTTCATCTCTGGTTCGAGCCGCGTGCACGGTTCCTCGACATGGCGGGTGGCTACGGCATCCTCACGCGCCTCATGCGTGACGCTGGCTTTCATTTCTATTGGGATGACCCGTACTGCGAGAACCTGTTCGCGCGCGGCTTCGAGGCCGCCGCCGCCGAGTCATTCGCTGCTGTCACCGCCATCGAGGTTCTCGAGCACGTCCAGGACCCGTATGAGTTTCTCATGCGCGCACTCTCCCGCAGCCGCGAGGGCGTTGTCATCGTGACGACCGAGTTGTTCAGCGGGAGTCCGCCCGCCCGGGACTGGTGGTACTACACGCCCGATACTGGTCAGCACGTCAGCTTCTATCAGCTGCGGACGCTCCACGCACTCGCCGACCGCCTGCGGTGTCAGCTTCTGTCATACGGCACGCTGCACGTGTTCACGCGCAGCAGACGCAGCCCCATGCTCGCGGCAGCGGCCACCGGGCGACTCGGCAGGATGTCGGTCGGCGTCGTGCGGCGGCGGCGCAGCTCGCTGACGTTCGCGGATCACATCACGCTGGCCAAGCGGCTGTCGGCGCCGGGCAGGGTCGAGTCGTGA
- a CDS encoding GDP-mannose 4,6-dehydratase: protein MPPGGAQRRALIFGVSGQDGSYLAKFLLSQGYEVYGASRDAEITGFENLVALGIRESVHVVSVNMTDFRSTLDAVLQFQPDEIYNLAGQSSVGLSFQQPIETMASIVLGTLNLLEAVRFAGRPIRLYNAGSGESFGDVAGPANESTPFQPKSPYASAKAAAFWEVANYRDAYGMYACTGILFNHESPLRPRRFVTRKIVSAACRIAAGENATLRLGNLDIRRDWGWAPEYVEAMWSMLQQDEPDDFVIATGGNHSLEEFVATAFAHCGLDWRDHVEVDPSLFRPSELMENSGDPGRAAALLGWQARIRLPALVPLLVDAEAASLNHPPARA, encoded by the coding sequence ATGCCTCCAGGCGGCGCTCAGCGGCGCGCACTGATCTTTGGCGTTTCCGGTCAGGACGGATCCTATCTGGCGAAGTTCCTGCTGTCGCAGGGGTACGAGGTCTACGGCGCGTCGCGCGATGCGGAGATTACGGGCTTCGAGAACCTGGTTGCGTTGGGTATTCGCGAGTCCGTTCACGTCGTATCCGTGAACATGACCGACTTCAGGAGCACGCTCGATGCCGTCCTCCAGTTCCAGCCGGACGAGATCTACAACCTCGCCGGCCAGAGCTCAGTAGGGCTGTCCTTTCAGCAGCCGATCGAGACGATGGCAAGCATCGTCCTCGGCACGCTCAACCTGCTCGAGGCGGTGCGCTTCGCCGGGCGGCCGATCCGGCTCTACAATGCGGGCTCCGGGGAGTCGTTCGGCGATGTGGCCGGCCCCGCGAACGAGAGCACACCGTTCCAGCCGAAGAGCCCGTATGCATCAGCCAAGGCCGCGGCGTTCTGGGAGGTGGCGAACTATCGCGACGCATACGGCATGTACGCGTGTACAGGCATTCTGTTCAACCACGAATCGCCTCTGCGGCCGCGGCGCTTCGTCACTCGCAAGATCGTGTCGGCGGCATGCCGGATCGCGGCGGGCGAGAACGCCACGCTGAGACTGGGAAACCTCGATATCCGGCGCGACTGGGGCTGGGCGCCAGAGTACGTTGAGGCCATGTGGAGCATGCTCCAGCAGGACGAGCCCGACGATTTCGTGATCGCGACGGGCGGCAACCACAGTCTCGAGGAGTTCGTCGCGACGGCATTCGCGCACTGCGGGCTCGACTGGCGCGACCACGTCGAGGTGGATCCTTCACTGTTCCGTCCGAGCGAGCTGATGGAGAACAGCGGAGATCCCGGCCGTGCTGCAGCTCTGCTCGGCTGGCAAGCCAGGATTCGACTGCCGGCGCTCGTGCCACTGCTCGTCGATGCGGAAGCCGCATCGCTCAACCATCCGCCTGCACGAGCATGA
- a CDS encoding glycosyltransferase family 1 protein, with the protein MKPYRPLRVHFDFQVFAIQTYGGISRYFSELVRRLDRHGVDARIIAPLHINGYLRDLPNVSGVCVPRVRRTGRLRQFANAIASRTLPQHADIVHETYYSSSAFLRARTARVITVYDMIHERFSAELAHDPLSARKRDAVQRADHVICISETTRRDLIEILGVAPDRTSVVHLAASLPEPAGRSVIPDGDPFLLHVGERGGYKNFDRLLTVFAQTPGFARSFRLVCFGGPAFTAAELERQRAIGVEPGRVLHVGGDDTVLAALYARATALVYPSLYEGFGIPPLEAMVAGCPVICSTGGSIPEIVADAGEYFDPRDEDSLARAITRVIESPERTRELQQLGARRSSLFTWERCARQTARVYETLAARTGRAAPAIDAMPTHAHDTLARPPASA; encoded by the coding sequence ATGAAACCGTACAGGCCGCTGCGCGTTCACTTCGACTTCCAGGTCTTCGCCATCCAGACCTACGGGGGAATCTCCCGATACTTTTCTGAGCTGGTGCGCCGGCTGGACCGCCACGGGGTCGATGCGCGGATCATTGCGCCGCTGCACATCAACGGATATCTGCGGGATCTGCCAAACGTCTCCGGTGTGTGCGTACCTCGCGTGAGGCGCACGGGCCGGCTGCGCCAGTTCGCGAACGCAATTGCATCGCGCACACTGCCACAACATGCTGACATCGTTCACGAGACCTATTACTCATCGTCGGCGTTCCTGCGAGCACGTACTGCCCGTGTCATCACGGTCTATGACATGATTCATGAGCGGTTCAGTGCGGAGCTCGCGCACGATCCGCTGTCGGCGCGCAAGCGAGACGCCGTGCAGCGCGCTGATCACGTGATCTGTATCTCCGAAACGACGCGTCGCGACCTGATCGAGATTCTCGGAGTCGCTCCCGACCGGACGTCCGTCGTGCATCTCGCGGCGTCCCTCCCGGAGCCCGCCGGGCGGTCCGTTATCCCCGACGGCGATCCCTTTCTGCTGCATGTGGGGGAACGCGGCGGCTACAAGAATTTCGATCGCCTCCTGACGGTGTTCGCGCAGACACCCGGATTCGCACGCTCGTTCCGCCTCGTGTGCTTCGGCGGCCCGGCGTTCACCGCTGCCGAGCTGGAGCGGCAGCGGGCGATCGGTGTGGAGCCGGGACGCGTGCTGCACGTGGGCGGTGATGACACCGTTCTTGCTGCACTCTACGCGCGCGCGACCGCGCTGGTGTACCCGTCGCTGTACGAGGGATTCGGCATCCCGCCGCTCGAGGCGATGGTGGCGGGGTGTCCGGTGATATGCAGCACTGGCGGCTCGATACCGGAGATAGTGGCTGATGCCGGCGAATACTTCGATCCGCGGGATGAGGACAGCCTCGCGCGCGCGATCACGCGGGTGATCGAGTCGCCCGAGCGCACGCGCGAGCTGCAGCAGCTGGGTGCCCGGCGCAGCAGCCTGTTCACGTGGGAGCGCTGTGCTCGTCAAACCGCCCGCGTGTACGAGACGCTTGCGGCCAGGACCGGTAGAGCTGCCCCCGCAATCGACGCCATGCCGACGCATGCGCATGACACATTGGCGCGGCCGCCCGCTTCCGCGTAG
- a CDS encoding SLBB domain-containing protein produces MSEMMKDVHIGSGHRLLPLVLAVALSLTPYPGADLAAQVQPPPSRPAADTTAREPAPPELTAPLLDLPIDRTTYRLGPDDVIDVSIFGEVNRQFSVRVTPEGTLILPGIGFVSVLDLNLDEAEAQLRRLINRNYRNVEVYATLSRVRRFNVFLVGSVPEPGVRAASAVMRVSELLPPGDSIIRRNVLIRRASGDTLRVDPARFRQLGDVNSNPLLRQGDVVLVPALDRTVMVLGRMDFPGTYEYRPGESLADLLIVANGGDQFPSNAADTVRIARFTAPEERTVVLMSRAEALGARGRAMIIEPFDAVYLPERANFMQPKSAMITGQVVRPGTYPVYPGVTTARGLIEMAGGFTDEASLVMATLRREPVKRDDLALDLQGIPPELLTPHERGILLIRTQGDESNVVLDFQDLFAGGTNALDQPIEAGDSLHVPRRRDEVTVLGAVRQPGVVRHAPMRPPSFFLDQAGGLTRRADRGEVVVLKAKLGTRLQASEVDQLDPGDTIIAPFKETRTFMDFVRDVSAVATPLSALILTWLAIRNAN; encoded by the coding sequence ATGAGTGAAATGATGAAGGACGTACATATCGGGTCCGGGCACCGGCTGCTTCCGCTTGTGCTGGCAGTCGCGCTCTCGCTGACACCCTATCCCGGCGCGGACCTGGCGGCACAGGTACAGCCGCCCCCATCGCGGCCAGCTGCCGATACCACGGCGCGCGAGCCCGCTCCGCCGGAGCTGACGGCCCCGCTGCTCGATCTGCCGATCGACCGGACCACGTACCGACTTGGTCCGGACGATGTGATCGATGTGTCGATCTTCGGAGAGGTCAATCGACAATTCTCGGTGCGGGTGACGCCTGAAGGCACGCTGATTCTGCCCGGCATTGGATTTGTGAGCGTGCTGGATCTGAACCTGGACGAAGCCGAAGCGCAGTTGCGGCGGCTCATCAACCGCAACTATCGCAACGTTGAAGTATATGCGACGCTGTCGCGCGTGCGGCGCTTCAACGTGTTCCTCGTTGGCTCCGTTCCCGAGCCGGGCGTGCGTGCGGCATCGGCCGTAATGCGCGTGAGCGAGCTGCTCCCGCCCGGAGACAGCATCATCCGCAGGAACGTGCTCATCCGGCGTGCCAGCGGCGACACGCTGCGCGTAGATCCCGCGCGCTTCCGTCAGCTCGGGGACGTCAACTCCAATCCGCTGCTGCGCCAGGGAGACGTGGTGCTCGTGCCGGCTCTCGATCGTACCGTGATGGTGCTCGGGCGGATGGATTTTCCTGGCACGTACGAGTATCGTCCCGGCGAGTCGCTCGCTGATCTGCTCATTGTGGCGAACGGCGGCGACCAGTTCCCATCGAACGCCGCTGACACGGTGCGCATTGCGCGCTTCACAGCGCCGGAGGAGCGCACGGTCGTGCTGATGTCGCGTGCGGAAGCGCTCGGCGCGCGCGGTCGCGCAATGATCATCGAACCGTTCGACGCCGTTTACTTGCCAGAACGCGCTAATTTCATGCAGCCGAAGTCTGCGATGATCACCGGTCAGGTCGTGCGGCCGGGCACGTATCCTGTCTACCCCGGGGTGACGACGGCGCGGGGGCTGATCGAAATGGCGGGTGGTTTCACCGACGAAGCGTCACTCGTAATGGCCACGCTGCGGCGCGAGCCCGTCAAGCGCGATGACCTGGCACTCGACCTCCAGGGGATACCGCCGGAGCTGTTGACGCCGCACGAGCGCGGAATTCTACTCATCCGCACGCAGGGCGATGAGAGCAATGTCGTGCTCGATTTCCAGGACCTGTTCGCGGGCGGGACGAACGCCCTTGACCAGCCGATCGAGGCGGGCGACTCGCTGCACGTGCCCCGGCGCCGTGATGAGGTGACGGTGCTGGGCGCGGTGCGTCAGCCCGGCGTGGTGCGACACGCGCCCATGCGCCCGCCATCGTTCTTCCTGGATCAGGCGGGTGGCCTTACGCGGCGCGCAGACCGAGGCGAGGTCGTGGTGCTGAAGGCGAAGCTCGGCACGCGGCTTCAGGCATCGGAGGTGGATCAGCTGGATCCCGGCGACACGATTATCGCGCCGTTCAAGGAGACGCGCACGTTCATGGATTTCGTGCGCGACGTCAGTGCAGTCGCAACTCCGCTCTCCGCGCTGATCCTGACCTGGCTGGCGATCCGCAATGCAAACTGA